From the genome of Adhaeribacter pallidiroseus:
GTACGAACCGGTATATCCGGAGCTAGGATTAATTAAAGTACCTCTGCCTTGCGATAAGTTGTTATAACCAAAAATATCGTACAAACCCTGTACAAAATCATTATTTCCAGCACCAAATCCATCGTTTACGTTATCCTGGTACGAATAGCCACCTAATATGTTAAAGTTACTGGTTTCGCCAAAGCCTTTGGTGTACGAAGCCGTTAACTCCAGTAACTTATTATTCGTTTGGTAAAGAGCCCGGGAAGCCCCCCCCTGACCGTATAAACCGGGAATATCGCCGTTGTACGCCTGACTATTAACGGCATTTTCGTTACGCAATGCTCCATTTACTCCTAATACTAAACCGTTTAGTACTTCGTATCTAACGTTTAAGCCCCCGATTAACACTCTTTTCAGTTCATCGTTCAGGTAATTGTTCTGCATTGCCACCGGGTTTAGTAAATCGAAACTTCCCGGAATAGCGTAGTAGGAGCCATCTGGATTGCGTATCGGCAGGGTTGGTAAATACAGAATGGCCCGGTTCAAAATATCATCACTCTTGTTTTCCTGATCGGTTTGGGTGTAAGATAAGCTATATTGCACATTTAACCGGCCATCCAGCGCTTTCTGATCCAGGTTAACCCGGCCGGTCATCCGGTCGAAGCCGGTTTTCTTAATAATACCTTCCCGCTTGATATAGTCTAAGGAGCCCCGATATGAAAAATTTTCGCCACCGCCGGTAATAGCTAAGTTGTGGTTATTAGTATAAGCTACGCGGGTAATTTCTTTAAACCAGTCGGTGCTGTAGCCATTACCACTTGCATCTTTGGGAAATTTTAAATTATCACTCAGCGAAGCTTCGCCTTTTACCCGGGTTACTTCGGCCCGGAACTGATCGCCATCTAATAAGTCTAAACGGTTGGAGATATGTTCAATCCCTACGTAGTTGTTAAAGGTTACCGAAGTAGTACCGGCTTTTCCACGTTTAGTAGTAATAATAATAACGCCGTTTGCCGCCCGCGAACCATAAATAGCCGTAGCCGAAGCATCTTTGAGCACGTCCATGGTTTCAATATCGTTCGGCGATATACTGTTAATGGGCACCCCAATAATTCCATCTACCACGTATAAAGGATCACTGCCGCCCGCTAGTGAAGTATACCCCCGTAAACGAATAGTAGGTGAGCCGTTTGGGTCGCCGGAAGGCTGCGTAATAACCAAACCCGCTACTTTACCTTGAATCGCCTGTAAAGGATTAGGATTAATACCCGAGTTAAAATCCTTAGCCGAAACCTGGGTAACAGCACCCGTTACATCCGCTTTTTTTTGCGTGCCATAACCTACTACCACTACTTCTTGAAGGGCTTTGGTATCTTCCGAAAGCGCAATATTAATGGTTCCCGGGCCGGTAAAAGGTTTTTCCTGAGAAGTATAACCAATGAAAGAAACAACCAGGGTACCTGATGCTTCTGGTACAGACAAGCTAAAAGTTCCATCAGCTCCAGTTGTTGCGCCTACAGAAGCCGAACCTTTTAAAACCACCGTAGCTCCGGGTACTGCTCCGCCGGCTGCATCGGTAACCTTGCCCGTAATTTGCCAATCAATGGTTTTCGTGTAAGAATAAGTTGGCTTTAGCAGTGGATTAGAATAGCTCGGGCTACCTAGTGCGGCCAACAGTAATAGCAGGCAACTATTCCGTTGCCAACGATGGGTAACTGTTTTCATAGACACAAGTTTGTTTTTGTTAAGAGGAGTAAAAAATTATTATAAATATAGTAAGATTGCTTTGTAGAAAACATTAATTTGCTTTAAAAATTTAATAATATATAATTTTATTAAATCTCATTGTGTTTTTTTTAAAAATTATAATAAAATATAAATTTTAATATATAATTTTTAAAAAAATAATTACAAATTTTATTCTAAACTCCCGTAATACACAAGCAAGGTTATATTCGGGAACGTTTTCGTAGTCCTATAAGTACCGGTTTTTGTTAAATATATACTAAATAGGCAAAATCAGTTATTGTACTTTATACATTTTATAGACCTTGCTTTAAAATTTAAAAAACCTTGTTCGATAAATAGCAACTACGACATTGTTAATAACTTAATGAGGAACTAATTAAATTATTTTTATTTATATTTATTGATCTTGCCTAGTGTGTATATCCAGGATCATAGCCCTATAATCAAGAACCAGCCATGGTGCTTAACAGATGCTTTTTGTTCAAAGAATCAACTTTTTGCCTTTCTAATTTTTTTACCGGTAATTACCGAAAAGGAATATCCTTAATCTGCTTACAGGCATTTCTGTGGCTCATTAGTATGCCGGCTATTGCTCAATTTAAGCTTAGCGGCGTTATTACCGATGCGTTAACTAGAAAACCAATTGAAGCAGTTAATATTCTTGTTAAAAATACCGGTAAAGGAACCGTAGCCGATGATAACGGAAATTTTACATTGTTCTTGGCAACCGGAAATTACCAAATTACTTTTTCTTCGGTGGGTTATCAACCGCAAACCCGCAACGTGGCTATCCGGCAAAATACCCGCATTACCATATCGTTGGTGCAGGAGAACAAGCAAATGGATGCTTTAACCATCACGGACAAAGCGCCCGACCAAAATATTAAAAGTGTGCAGATGAGCCGCGTGCAATTGGACTTGATTAATATTAGAAAAATACCGGTAGTAATGGGAGAAAGCGATATTATAAAAGTACTAACCCTGCAGCCCGGTGTTTCTACCGTGGGCGAAGGGGCAGGAGGCTTTAACGTGCGGGGTGGCCGGGTAGACCAGAACCTGGTTTTACTGGATGGTGCCCCGTTGTTTAACACCTCGCATTTACTAGGCTTTTTTGCCAGCGTTAGTCCAGATGCCATTCAGGATGTTTCGTTGTATAAAGGCGGCATACCGGCCCAGTTTGGCGGACGGCTTTCTTCGTTGCTTACCTTAAAAATGCGACCCGGCAATTACGAAAAGTTAAAATTTTCCGGTGGCATTAGCCCGATCAGTAGCCGCTTATTGCTGGAAGGCCCACTTTTAAAAAATAAACTTACTTTCTTGGTGGGTGGCCGGGTAGCTTATCCCAACTGGATTATCCGGGCATTTCCGGGTGATACTAAAAAGAATAAAGCTTTTTTTCATGACTTAAATGGCAAAATACAATATAAGCTAAACGAAAAGAATTTTACTTCGCTTACGCTTTACCGCAGCTACGATAGTTTTAAATTCCCGGAAGATACCGCTTATTCCTGGCAGTCGAATGCTGCTTCGTGGCAGTGGAACAGCCTGGTATCCGATAAAGTCTCTTTTTCGGTAAATGCCATCCACAGCGAATATGGTTTTGGTACCGAAGGCCTTAATCCGGCGTATGGTTTTAAGCTAAACTCTACTATCCAACACCAGGAAATAAAAGCTAATGTATCGTACACACCTACTCCCCGGCACAAAATAGAAGCAGGAGCCAGTACTATTCGTTACCGCATCAACCCCGGCGAGCTAAAACCAACTGATTCGGAATCAAACATCAATTCTGTGGTACTCGAAAAAGAACACGGTGTGGAGCAAGCCGCTTATGTCAGCGATGAGTGGTATTTAGGGCCGAAAGTTTCCTTACAAATCGGATTACGGTACTCCCGGTTTAACAACACCGGAGCGGGCAGGGTGTTTCGATACCAAACCGATGTACCTCGCAGTACCGAAACAGTTACCGATACGTTGCTTTACAACCAAGGGCAAACCATTAAAACGTACGGTGGTTGGGAACCCCGGGTAGCTTTGCGGGTAGAAATAGATAACAAAACGGCCGTTAAATTAAATTACAACCGTACGCGCCAGTACCTGCATTTGATATCCAATACTACCGCTATATCGCCGGTAGATTTCTGGAAGGTAAGCGATGCATTTGTGCCCCCGCAAATAGCCGACCAGGTGGGAGTAGGCATTTTCCGGAATTTTCAGAATAATAACTGGGAAACCTCTGTCGAAGCTTTTTACAAAAACATGCAAAGCCTGGTGGAATACAAGAACGGGGCCCGCTTGTTGCTAAACCCCAGCATTGAAACCGACTTGCTACCGGGTAAGGGCAAAGCTTATGGCGTAGAATTGAGCGTTCATAAAAATTCCGGTCGACTGACGGGGCAGGCAAGTTATACGTTTTCCCGGTCGCTGGTGGCGTTGCAATCTCCTTTTGCCATTGAACAAGTAAACCAAGGCGATTATTTTCCTTCTACCTTCGACCGGCCCCATAACCTGGCTTTGTCTAGTTTATACGACCTGGGTAAAGGCTGGACCTTTGCTACTAATTTTATTTACATCACCGGCCGGCCAGCTACTTACCCCGATGGGAAATACATTTTAAACGAAGTGCCGGTAGTAAACTACTCCCGCCGCAATGCCGACCGCATTCCGGATTATCACCGGCTGGATGTTTCTTTCACCAAAGATACCCGCAAAACAAAAGATCAGGAAAGATACCAATTATGGATAGTATCTTTTTATAATTTGTATGCCCGCAAGAACCCTTATTCCATTTATTTTACCAACGATAGCAGCTGGACCCGGTCTTACCGCTTAGCCGTTTTCGGCACCATTATACCATCACTCACCTGGAATTTCAATTTTTAAAAAAATGCGCTTCAAGTATACTGTTTTGTTAGTGCTACTGGGTTTAGGTATTCTTACCGCTTGCATCGACGAAGTAAATTTACCTATCCGGAATGAAGAGCAGAAGCTGGTAGTGGAAGGGTTAATTACCAATGAAAAAACCCCTTATACCGTTCGGCTAACCTACACCGGCACTTTTAAAGGCGGCAGCACGGCTCCGGCCTCGTTGGCCGTGAGTGGGGCATTGGTAACTATTTCGGATAATACGGGCGCTACGGTTACGCTAAAACCGATTATTCAGCAACCGGGCATTTACCGGACTACCGATACTACTTTTGTGGGGCAAGTGGGCCGATCGTATACTTTAAAAATTGTAACCCCGCAGGGCAAAACCTTTGTATCCACGCCCGAAATGCTGTCCCCCGTGCCTCCCATCGAAAATTTAACGGCCGTTTTTAAAGACGTAGCGGATCGGAGTAAACCCAGCGGCTACCAGGTAACCGCCGATACCAAAGATCCCGGAGAAACGGAAAATTACTATCGGTGGACCGCTTATGGGTATAGCCGGCGGGTGTCGGCAGGTAAACCCCTGCTGGGTGGCGGTATTTGCTGTGCCAATTGCTGGATTCCTGTTTTTGATAACACCATTAATATTTTTACGGACGAACGGATAAACGGCAACCAGATTAAAAACCGGGAAGTTTTTTTTGCGCCTTATTATGCCCAAGGAAAACTATACGTCGAAATAAGCCAATACTCCCTCTCGCGCGAAGCGTATCAATTCTGGCAACGGTTTCAGGAGCAACAAAGCCGGGTGGGCAGCATTTTCGATCCTTTACCCGCTCCCCTGGAAGGCAATATTGCGAACACCGAAAATCCGGCGGAATTAGCGCTGGGTTATTTTGGTGCTTCTGGCATTTCGCGCAAGCGCCTCACCATTAGTGGTGATACCTTGGTTTTGTTTCCGGATTATTATAAAGAATTTATCCAACCAGGCGATTGTCGGTTAGCCTACCCGAATGCTGGTTTTTTGCCACCGGAAAACTGGTAACCCACAAGAGCAGGACGTTCTCGTTTGCTTTACAGGTGATAAATGGCTCTTTCACATTTATATTTTTTAAAAAATGGCTCTACCCCGTTCCCGTTTCTGGCTTTTTCTACTCTTACTTCTTGGAACTTTTGCTTGTAAAAACGAACCAGAAGGTACCCCCGCGGCGCCTCGTGTTACCTTGCTGTCGGTATACTCCGTAGATCCTGCGCAAGCCGAAGCCAAAGTTGAACTAAGTAATATAGACCCTAAAGGAAAGTACGAATACGGGGTAGTCTGGTCAGAAAACCTAGCGCCAACGATATCCGACAACAAGAAAACGTTAATTACAATACCGGACTTTTCCATATCGACCTTACTACTTTCGGAATTAGCATTAGGAAAAACTTTTTATATAAGAGCCTACGTGCGGCTAGCCGAGGAGTATTATTACAGCAACGAGATAGTATTAAAACACCAATCTCCTTTTATCTGGCGTTCCTTAGCCAATATTAACTGGTCCGATAAATCGAACTTGGTAAGCAGTACAGCAATAGGCGGCGGCATTATTATCTTACGCCCTACCGATAATTTTAACACCGAGGTATGGTATTACATTACTTTCCGGGATACCTGGGAACGACAGAAAGACCTTATCTTTCGACCGAACCGGTTTGAGCCGCTCTTGTTTAAACTAAATAAATTTGGCGATGAAGCTACTTACTTTGGCGGCGGTTACCAGATTAAAGAAAGTATTCCCGGCAAGTACATTTACCAAAAAGATTTCTGGCAGTACGACTTTTTTTACGGAGGTACCACCGAAGAATACCCTGATTTTCCTTTTGGCTATTCTACCCTGACGCATTTTACTTTAGACACGAAGACCTATGTACTAGAAAACCGCCCGGAACGCAACGTATGGATGTTGTTGAATGGCATGAGCTGGCACAAACAGAATAATTTTCCGGGTCCTTATTTAGGCAATTTTGTAGGCTTCTCCATCGGTGGAAAAGGGTATGTCCTTATTGAAGACACTTCGGTATCCGGTATAACCAAAAGCTTGTATGAATACAACCCGGATACCGACACCTGGCTGCAAAAAGCAGATTTTCCGGGCGAAAACCGCATCAATGGTGTAGCCTTTTCGGTAAAAGACAAAGGGTATTATGGTTTAGGCCAAGCGAAAGAAACGCCCGGCGGCTTACGGGATATCTGGCAATACGATCCGGCAACTGATTCCTGGCAAAAGTATACCGATTATCCGGGTGTTGGTAACGTAAAAGTAACCGCCAATACCATCGACGATAAAGTTTACTTAGGATTGGGCTTACAAGTTAAACCTAGTTTAGCCGGCGTAGAAGAATATCTACCAGCTACCGACTTTTGGGAGTTAAAGCCTTAAATTTTAAAAAAATTGTTTTCTCAATTGTTTCAGCCGGATCCATAAATCCGGCTTACAGATAGTTATTAGTGAAGTTTACCCTACAAACTTACCTGTTTCATTTTGGGTGCCAACGCATGCATAACCAGCCAGGCCAGCAGATACGCACTGCCGCAAACCAAAAACATAATGTAATACCCAATCTCGATGGTACCTAAAGCTTTGTAGTGATCGAATAACTTGCCCGCTAATTTAGCGATCAGCATGCCGCCTAAACCGCCAAACATGCCGCCGATACCCGTAACGGAACCAATCGCTTTTTTAGGAAACATATCGGATACCGTAGTAAAAATATTGGCACTCCAGGCTTGGTGTGCCGATGCCGCAAAACCAATAATAAACACGGCCAGCCACATATTAAACGAACCCAGGTACTGCGAAAATAAAACCGGCAAAGCGCAAAAAGCATAAATCAGCATCGACGTTTTACGCGCTTTAAATACCGGCATACCGCCCCGTATAAATTTTAACGGTAGCCAGCCCCCGCCAATACTGCCAAAAGTAGATAAGGTATAAACCAAAGCCACCGGCAAAGCCATGGCCGTACCTTCTACACCGTACTCTGCTTTTAAAAAAGCGGGCAGCCAGAACAAATAAAACCACCACACCGGATCGGTTAAAAACTTACCCAAGGCAAAAGCCCAGGTTTGCCGGAAGCCCAGCAATTTTATCCAGGAAGCTGATTTATCGGCGTTTTGGGTATCCGTGGCCGTATCCACATCGCTGTGAATATAATCAAATTCGGTGCGGGAGAGTTTTGCGTGCTTAGCCGGTACTTCGTAAATAAAGAACCAGGCCACCAGCCAGATAAAGCCGATTAAACCGGTGAGAATAAAAGCCCATTGCCAGCCCCACTGCACCGCAATAAAAGGTACGGTTAACGGCGCAATGATCGCCCCGATGTTGGTGCCGGAATTAAAAATACCAGTGGCCAGAGCCCGTTCTTTTTTCGGGAACCACTCGGCTACCGTTTTGATAGCCGCCGGAAAATTGCCGGCTTCGGTAATGCCCAACGCCGAACGGGCAATGATAAAACCAAAAGTACTTTTTACTAAAGCATGCCCGATGGCCGCCACACTCCAGAGGGTAATCGATAAAGCATAACCTAACTTGGTGCCTAGTTTATCAATTAAACGGCCTACGCCCAGCATGCCCAAGGCGTACGACAACTGAAAAGCAATTACGATGTTAGAATAATCGGTTTCAGTCCACCGGAACTCCGTTTCCAGATTAGATTTTAATAAACTAATTACCGCCCGGTCGAGGTAATTAATGGTAGTGGCAAAGAATACGAGAAAACAAATAGTCCAGCGGTAAGAACCCACTCCGGTGGCAACAGTTTTTGTTAAGGTTTGCATAGACTATTTGTTTGAAGTACCCGTTTATTTATTCCTTATGATCTTACTTGCTTTACCAAATCCATGGTGGTTTTTATATGGTTTTCAATGCCCGCGTAATCCTGATTTTTTAATAAATCGGCCGGTACTAATTGCGAACCTAAGCCCACACAAGTAACGCCGGCCTGAAACCAGGCTTTCAGGTTATCGGCTTCGGGTTTTACGCCACCGGTTACCATTACCGTAGACCAGGGCATAGGCGCCAGCAAGCTTTTTACAAAAGCGGGTCCTACCACATCGCCCGGGAAAATCTTTACAACTTCGGCACCTAATTCTTCGGCCCGCGACACTTCGCCCATGGTGGCGCAACCCGGAATCCAGCCTACTTTGCGGCGGTTACAGGTAATAGCTACATCGTCTTTTAAAACGGGCGATACAATAAAGCACGCGCCTAATTGCATGTATAAAGCAGCAGTACCGGCTTCGAAAACAGTTCCAGCACCCAAAATCATGTTGGGACAATGCTGCGCGGCAAACTTGTTAAGCGCACCAAAAATTTCGTGGGCAAAATCGCCGCGGTTGGTAAATTCAAATACGCGCACACCGGCCCGGTACGAAGCCGCCAGCACCTGCTGACAAACCTCTAAATTAGCATGATAAAATACCGGCACCAAGCCGGTTTCCGCCATCTTGGCGTAGGTTTGCAATCGGGTAAAGCGGGCCATTTTTATTTAGTTGTTTGTTGTTAGTCCATGGTCAACGGACCATGGTCCACAGATAATTTTTTAAATATTTTTATTTTTTTTAATGTTGATTGAGCAGCTAGTTACTGTTACAGATCAATCAAAAATTAAAATTTACTTTCGTTTATTGACTATCGTCTGTAAACTAAAAATTACCGCTTCAACCTGCCGGAACTGTCGCCTTCCATTACCGGCTCTACTTCGGCTACGGTTACTAAGTTGGCATCGCCTTCTACGGTATGTTTGAGCGCCGAAGCCGCTACCGCAAAATCCAAGGCTTTCTGATCGTTTTGGTAAGTTAGCAGCCCGTAAATGAAACCCGCCATAAAAGCATCGCCGCCACCAATCCGGTCGATAATGTGCGTAATATCGTGGGTAATGGTTTGCAGCAATTCCTGGCCGTTCCAGAGCATACCGGCTAAAGTATTATGCGAAGCGCTCACCGAACCTCTTTTGGTATTTACAATTTTTTTAATTTTTGGGTACTGCTGCATGATTTGCCGGCACACCGAAGTAAAGGCATCGGCATCTTCTTTTATAGGCTTTATCTGCAAAATATCCGCGGCATCACCTACACTTGACACAATAATATCGCAGCCAGCTACTAATTCGGGCATGATCTCGTGCGCTTTTTTACCGTATTGCCACAAATTTTTGCGGTAATTAATATCGGCCGACACGGTTATACCTAACTTGTTAGCTACCCAGATCGCTTCCAAGCAACTTTGGGCAGCACCCGCCGAAATAGCCGGCGTAATGCCGGTCCAATGGAACCATTGGGCATCGGCCAGTATTTCTTCCCAGTTTAGCATGCCGGGTTCTAGTTGGGCGAAAGCCGAATTGGCGCGATCGTACACTACTTTACTGGGCCGGGCTATGGCTCCGGTTTCCAGGAAATACAAACCCAGCCGGTCGCCGCCGTATACAATGTGTTCGGTACCTACCCGGTGCTGACGCAATAGGGCAGTAGCTGCCTGACCCAAATCATTATCCGGGAAGCGGGTAACGTGCGCCGCCGGAATACCAAAATAAGCCAGCGACACGGCTACATTGGCTTCGCCGCCGCCGTAGGTAACATTAAAACTGGTAGCTTGCGAAAAGCGGGCAAACCCCGGCGTAGAAAGCCGCATCATAATTTCGCCAAAAGTAATAACCGGACGCACAGAAGTAGTTTTTAAGATCAACTTTATCGGGTAATTTAAATGAAATAATATAGCTTTTTTGGTTTCAGCGGTATTTTTTTTACGATAACCTTACCGGTAACGCTACCGTCAGCCCACCAGGAAAGCAAGCCTGCTTCTATTCTGCTTTTGAGCAGGTACCGTAAATCAAAAATTTAAAAATTGCTTTGTAACTGGGCAATGCTAGCGAACTAATCAGAATATTACTTAGCAAGACAGCTACGCTCGCACAAATTAAAAACCAATCGAATTACCCCCGTCTACGGGTAGGTTAATGCCAGTTATAAATCGGGCCGCATCGGAAGCCAGAAATACGGCAGCCAGGCCAATATCAGAAGGCTGTCCAAAACCACCCAAAGGCGTCCGCCCTAATACTTTTTGTTTGCGTTCCGGATCAGTTTCCAGGGCTTTCAGCAACATGGGCGATTGAATAAAACCTGGCGCAATGGCGTTTACCCGAATCCCTTGTGGTGATAAATCGCTGGCCAGCACCCGGGTCATGCCCAACACCGCCGATTTAGAAGCGGAATAAGCACTTACCAAAGGTAAACCGTACAAAGCAGCCATGGAAGTAATCATGATAATAGAGCCGGATTGGCGCTTGGCCATACTCTTAGAGACTTCGCGGGTTAAAGCAAATAAACCATTTAGGTTGGTTTGAATAATTGCTTGAAACTCGGCATCGGTCACCTCAAAGGTGTGTTTTTTTAAATTTATACCCGCATTGTTCACCAATATGTCTAACGGACCGTGTTTTTGTTCTACGGTTTGCACCATTCCCGGTATAGATTCTAAATCGGCCACGTCGTTTACCTGGCAGCTGGCCTCAGGGCCAAGCTGTTTACAAGCTTGCTGTAAAACTTCTTCGCGGCGGCCCGTAATTACCACCCGGGCGCCGGCCTGAATAAATGCCTCGGCGATACCCAAACCCAAACCGGTGCCGCCCCCGGTAATTAATGCCAATTTACCAGATAAGTCAAAAGGAGATAGTGCCATGTTGTTCTGCTATTAAGCTCCCAAATATGTGGAATTAAACTTAATACCAGAAATCTATTTTTTAAATTTCTGGTACAAAAGAGCTTATGAAATGCATCAACCAGGTATGTTGTATGTAATCTGGAGTAGCAGAGAACATGCTTAAAAATCAGAAATAGTATTTCGGGCGAAACAGATAGATTTTTTTTTAAATTTCATCTATTCAAAAACAGGTGTAACACAAGTTGCAGGTTAGTAAAAAACCATTATTCCATGTGGAGGTTTGCCCCGGTTAATGGTTTATTCTTTATCCAGTGGTAAGCCGCTGTTACCTGCGCAAAAAACTCAATTTCGAAGGAGAGAACACTTACATCTAATTTTTGTAAATAAGCACTGGCTAATTCTTCAAAAATACTGGGAGGCAGTACTAAAGCTATTTTTTGAATGGATAAGGTAAGCAGTTCCGGTAACCAGTTATCGAGTAACCAATTAATATCTTCCGGCGCCATTGCCATTAATTGTTGCACATTGGCAATGCCGAACTTTACATTTTTCTGTTGGGCCAGGTTTAAGACTAAACCCAAACTATCGCGGAATTTATCGTTACCCGGGTAATAATGCCATTCCAAATAAAGAAGATCGTACTCTTCATCCCAGTCGATATGTAAAAATTCCTCTGACAAACACCGCATGTTCGGAGCACTTAAATTTATTATTGCTGCTGATTTATATTATTTATAGCTAATATCTGATTGTTCTAGCACATTTTCAATTGTTACTTACTTAGTGGTAAGCATATACCGGCATAATACTTTGGTTAACTGCGTTATGCTACGAATTGTTTTATTCATTTTAAGATAGTTAACCTAAAACTGGAGGCAGCATCTCAAAAAAAGCCCGGACAGAGGTACCTGAACCGGGCTTTTTTTCAAATTTTAAATTTTCTACTCTATCAGGAAACTAACATCAATAGAAGCCGAAACTATAATTTGGCCCGCCGCAATAGTTGGTCCGCCAGTTGCATCAAACGCTGCTGATTCCATCATTTTATTGGCCCGTCCATAGGCAATTGGCCCTGGATAATTACTGCCGGCTTCGTTAATGGAGTATACCCGGCCCACCTTGGCGCCTAATTCGCCGGTTAAGGCAGTGGCCTTCTGGCGGGCAGCTTGCATGGCTAATTTACGGGCTTGTTCGCGGTACTTTTGTATATCCGAAGTTCTAAAATCAATTCCATCTACGCGGTTGGCACCGGCTTTATACATCCCCGCCATTAATTCATCAAAAGTATCTATTTTCTTAACCAAAACATTAATGGTTTTAGTAGCGGTATACACATCCGGCGTAGCCTGGCCAAAATTACCGGAGTAAATGGGTTGCACGCTCATGTAAGTAGTTTGTACGTTTTTAGCATCTACGCCACTCTTTTTAAGATAAGCCAAAATTGCCGCTACATTTTTATCATTTTGCCTTTTGGCTTCATCCAAAGATTTATCGCGGGTTTCTACGGCTACTTGCAAGCTTATTTCATCGGGTTGTACTTTTACTTCGGCATAGCCCGAAACATTTACTAATGGCGGTAAAACCGCCGAAGGCTGAGCTTGTGCTAAACTCCATTGGTGCAAAAATAAAAAGAAGGAGAAAAATAAAATCGCGTTTTTCATAAGTTTTAAAAGATTATAGATTGATTAAAAGAATACGGGTTATCAGACAAGTACCGTGCCTACTTCCGGGTGCGCCGAAGTACGATGATACTGGCTTGGTGCCCCTATTAAACGCCAAATATAAGCGAAAAGGCCTGTACTAATAGCCCAATAATGCTACTATTACCAGAAGCGTATTAATTGGTTAAGCTGGCACAAAGCCCCTAACGTTACATGTTCTTACCCTTTTGATTTTGTAACTTTGCCTACAACTTCTGCTTTACTATGACTAATCTCATCCTATATAATCCATTTCAACAGTTATCCTTTATTCATAAAAATTGTTTTTTATGCGGGCAACCCGTAAACCCCACGGAGGTAATTCCTATATTTCCGGATTGGTTAACGACCAGCTATAACCTGGCTCACCAAGAATTATTGCTGCTGGATAAAAGCATTTTGACTTACGCCGAACTAACCTTACCGTGCTGCACCAATTGCCGGGAACATCATCTTGGCCCGCTAGAGCAAAAAGTACAAGCGGCTGCTACCCAAGGTTTAGCCGGCTGGCAGCAGCTCGACCCGAAAATACTTTTTCAATGGTTGGGCAAAATTTTTTATGGCTTATTGGTACGTGAGATAAATGCCGAGCAAGACCCATTGATAAAACCCCCGTTTTTACTTACCGAAGATATTTACATGCTCGATAAAATGCAGTCGTTTTTCAAGGTGCTGCAGTCGATTCGAGTACCCATGCAGTTTGCAGACTTTATGCCATGCTCTGTTTTTATAGCGCCGCTTCAACCTGACGCAGACAGTCCGGCTTTTGAATTCCGCGACGATTTGCATACTATGATGATTAGCATAAAACAGGGCAATACCTTACTGGTGAGCTGTTTGCTGGACAATGGCATTCTAAAAGAAGCCCTGCACCGCTTGTGGCACCCCTTAACCGGAAAAGCCTTGTACCCCAAACAAGCAGCAGAATTTCAAGCGCAGGTA
Proteins encoded in this window:
- a CDS encoding SDR family NAD(P)-dependent oxidoreductase, coding for MALSPFDLSGKLALITGGGTGLGLGIAEAFIQAGARVVITGRREEVLQQACKQLGPEASCQVNDVADLESIPGMVQTVEQKHGPLDILVNNAGINLKKHTFEVTDAEFQAIIQTNLNGLFALTREVSKSMAKRQSGSIIMITSMAALYGLPLVSAYSASKSAVLGMTRVLASDLSPQGIRVNAIAPGFIQSPMLLKALETDPERKQKVLGRTPLGGFGQPSDIGLAAVFLASDAARFITGINLPVDGGNSIGF
- a CDS encoding SIMPL domain-containing protein, with translation MKNAILFFSFFLFLHQWSLAQAQPSAVLPPLVNVSGYAEVKVQPDEISLQVAVETRDKSLDEAKRQNDKNVAAILAYLKKSGVDAKNVQTTYMSVQPIYSGNFGQATPDVYTATKTINVLVKKIDTFDELMAGMYKAGANRVDGIDFRTSDIQKYREQARKLAMQAARQKATALTGELGAKVGRVYSINEAGSNYPGPIAYGRANKMMESAAFDATGGPTIAAGQIIVSASIDVSFLIE